One Tribolium castaneum strain GA2 unplaced genomic scaffold, icTriCast1.1 ptg000085l, whole genome shotgun sequence DNA segment encodes these proteins:
- the LOC103314328 gene encoding uncharacterized protein LOC103314328, translated as MCHGEFHLHTQDPFGNERNLNEAAVNGIIAIGGGYYNLEEFLCCLNISSMSYPTYKKYENKVSEDFSKAAVATMKEAAEEEILHAKEIGAIDQDGCALVPVVADGTWGTRSNKSNFNSLTGAAAIVGAHTGKVLYLGVRNKFCMICSRQKERSPTDHVCTKNHIGSSGSMESQIILQGFKTSVEMYNIKYNTLIGDGDSSTYKKIIEGRPYNNLTVEKIECRNHLLRNLRGKLKSLVGDRKFPLQNRKLLEGKIMRLSTGIRAAITYRKKEADKVSAAGRLRQDILNCAQHVFGEHKDCANYFCQRKTDTNTWDTISTELKGQIQNILRTLASHSRSLLCDVDNNVVEGFNSIVAKFIGGKRINYSLSQSYETRCMAAVVSFNSKHAHMYLGRISKRSRNRLLETMEIRRRRKAMRTWEMARKKGRKVQATNDKGNADYGENCEKPDMTPEIFEENKKAFLQGLEKTDAERVQLQESTRLQAGSGQWLEERRKLLTASNFGRVCKMNATTSPANTIKSLLYQIKTLNVPSINHGKVNEEKARLQLMQQENVTIVSCGLFVNKKWNFLGASPDGLILDLDSIVEIKCPYSAFQKKMSFEEAVISKKITFWKQEAATRIFKINKNHDWYYQIQGQLQIADKESCLLGVWLGDNYPLKTQWVMKDNEFWEEKMLPKLQRFYFHSLLPELVDPRHIRNMPIRDNK; from the exons ATGTGCCATGGTGAATTTCATCTTCATACACAAGACCCATTTGGAAATGAAAGAAACTTGAATGAGGCTGCAGTAAATGGTATAATCGCCATTGGAGGAGGATACTACAACTTGGAAGAATTCTTGTGTTGTTTGAATATTTCTTCTATGTCATACCctacatataaaaaatatgagaaCAAAGTTTCTGAAGATTTTTCGAAAGCTGCTGTAGCGACAATGAAAGAAGCTGCCGAAGAAGAAATTCTTCATGCGAAGGAAATTGGAGCCATCGATCAAGATGGGTGTGCTCTAGTTCCCGTTGTAGCTGATGGGACATGGGGCACACGCTCTAACAAGTCAAATTTCAATTCGCTAACTGGAGCAGCGGCCATAGTAGGAGCTCACACTGGGAAAGTCCTGTATCTGGGAGTcagaaacaaattttgtatGATTTGTTCTCGTCAAAAAGAACGTTCTCCCACTGATCATGTTTGTACAAAAAACCATATTGGCAGTTCCGGTAGTATGGAGTcgcaaattattttacaaggATTTAAAACCAGTGTCGAGATGTACAACATCAAATACAACACGCTAATTGGAGACGGAGATAGTAGTacctacaagaaaatcatcGAGGGACGCCCATACAACAATTTGactgttgaaaaaattgaatgcCGAAATCACCTTTTACGCAATCTACGTGGAAAACTCAAAAGCCTTGTGGGTGACAGAAAGTTTCCTTTACAAAATAGGAAACTGCTGGAAGGGAAAATCATGCGGCTGTCCACAG GAATAAGAGCGGCAATAACATACAGGAAAAAAGAAGCGGATAAGGTTTCAGCGGCTGGAAGGTTACGGCAGGATATTTTGAATTGCGCCCAGCATGTGTTTGGAGAACACAAAGATTGTGCGAATTATTTCTGCCAACGAAAAACGGATACAAACACATGGGACACAATTTCCACTGAACTAAAGGgacaaattcaaaatattttgcgcACTCTGGCAAGTCACTCCAGAAGCTTGCTATGCGATGTTGATAATAATGTGGTGGAAGGATTTAACTCCATAGTAGCAAAATTCATTGGTggaaaaagaataaattacaGCTTGTCACAATCATACGAAACAAGATGTATGGCAGCTGTAGTTTCTTTCAACAGCAAACATGCCCACATGTATCTTGGAAGAATTTCGAAAAGGTCTCGCAATCGTTTACTAGAAACCATGGAAATTCGAAGGCGTAGGAAAGCAATGAGAACGTGGGAAATGGCTAGAAAAAAAGGAAGAAAAGTGCAAGCGACAAACGATAAAGGAAATGCTGATTATGGAGAAAATTGCGAAAAACCGGATATGACTCCTGAAATTTTCGAAGAGAACAAAAAGGCGTTTCTTCAAGGATTAGAAAAAACAGATGCCGAAAGAGTTCAGCTGCAAGAGTCCACAAGGCTTCAAGCTGGCTCCGGACAATGGCTCGAAGAACGCAGAAAGTTGCTTACTGCTTCCAATTTTGGGAGAGTTTGTAAAATGAATGCTACCACAAGTCCTGCCAATACGATTAAGAGTTTGTTGtatcaaataaaaactttaaatgtgCCGTCCATCAACCACGGAAAGGTAAATGAGGAAAAAGCGAGGCTCCAGCTAATGCAGCAAGAAAATGTAACAATTGTGAGCTGTGGTCTCTTTGTCAACAAAAAGTGGAATTTTTTGGGTGCTTCACCAGACGGTCTAATTCTGGATTTGGACTCCATTGTAGAGATTAAGTGCCCATACTCCGCGTTCcagaaaaaaatgtcatttgaGGAAgcagttatttcaaaaaaaataactttttggaAACAAGAAGCAGCGacaagaattttcaaaatcaataaaaatcacGATTGGTATTACCAAATTCAAGGGCAGCTACAAATAGCTGACAAAGAGTCCTGCCTCTTAGGTGTTTGGTTAGGAGATAATTATCCTTTAAAAACACAATGGGTAATGAAAGATAATGAGTTTTGGGAggaaaaaatgttaccaaaaCTTCAAAGGTTTTACTTCCATTCCTTGTTACCAGAATTGGTTGATCCACGACACATCAGAAATATGCCCATACGTGATAATAAATAG